The nucleotide sequence AAGAATAAATAAATTAAGGGAAGAGTTGAATTTAGAGAATTCTTTAAGTAAATATTCAAGAAATGATAGAGTAATGTTCATACTTGAAAATATTTTATATTCACAAACTAAGAGTAATTTATTTTTAAATAAATTTAAGATATCTTATTCTACATTTTCAAAAGATTTAGAGTACATAAAAAGCAAGATTTTAATCAAGTTTAATTTAAAACTTATAACTAAAAAAGGGTTAGGCATGTATATAGAAGGAAGCGAAGAGAAGTTAAGAGAGCTCTCTTCTCATTTGTTCCGTGAAAAGTTTTCAGGTAGAAATTTATATTTAATGCTTATAAGTTCTTCTTATAATTTACAGCATGACTTTCTAAAAGTTCCCGATAATCATTTGAAAATTATAAATAATATAGTGGAAGAAACATTTCAACTATTTAATATAAAGTTATTACAAAAAGCCTATACATCCATTATGGTGCATCTTATTATTACCTTTTGCAGAATTAAAGAGTCTTATAACTGTGAATTTTCACGATATAAAATAGAGGAGTTTAAAGATAGTATAGAATTTAATATATCAAAAGTGATGTTAAATAAAATTGGAGAAGAATTTGGACTTTTTGTAGATGATTTTGATATTTGTTATATATCAATGCATCTCAAGGCGAATAATATATGTGGATATTATGGAGAATATGGTTATGATTTTAATTTTGATCGTTTAGACAAGATTAAAATTTCGGGAGATATTGTAGGTAAGGTTCAAAAGATTCTTGGAATATCTCTTATGGATTCAAGCGACCTTATAAAAAATTTAAGTATTCATCTTGGTCCTGCTATAAGCAGGTTATTTATGAATATGAACATTAGAAACTCTTTTTTAGAAATGATAAAAAGTGAGTATAGGGAAATATTTGATGCAACAAAGAAGGCGTGTTCAGTTTTAGAAAATATAATATTTAAGGAAGTCCCTGAGAGTGAAGTTGGATATATAACGATGTATATAGCTGCAGCATATGAAAAGAAGCTTCAATCAAAATTTAAATATAGGATTTTAATATATTCAGAGGGGGAAAGAGGAGTTTCTTATTTTTTAAATAATAGAATAAAAAAAGAGTTTCCAAACATAGTTATTGTAAATACTATTGATTCTTTTGATTTGCTTAAAATTTCATACGATAGAAATATAGATTTTATTATTTCGACAAGTGATATAAAAGATGATATGAATTATGTAAAAGTTGGAGTGAATCTAAGTATAAGCGATATACTTGCTATAAATGATAAGATAAAAAATATATTTAAGTTAAAGTGTAAGGATCTTAAATCATTTGGGAATAAAAATAAATCATTAGATATAGAGGGTATTTCTTATTTGGGAAATATAGTTAGATTTATAGAAGATAATTTTAAGATAGGAGAAATTGAAACATTTGGATCAATTCAAAATATAATTAAGGATTTTACAAATAAAACTCTTTCGTATAATAGAGAGGAAATATTTGATGAAATATTAAAAAAAGAGATGACTTTAAGCTCTTACGTAAAAGATCTTGGTATAATAATTCTTCATACAATAAGCAAATTTTCAAGAGAAATATTCATAGGGAGTTATATATTAAATGAGGAAATATCATTTTGTAATGGAAAATTAAATCTCATTTTTTATTTTATTATACCAGAAGCTATAAATACAAAAGTTTTAAGAGGGGTTATAGGAGAGTTAACTTCAAATTTAGTTAAGGATTATACTTTCATAGATATTTTGAAAAAACGAGATATAATACCTATTAAAGAGTATATAAAAAATATATTATCTATTTATTATGTTGAAGAATTAAAAAGAATTATAGATAAATTTGAAAATGGCGTTATAAAGGAGATGTAGAGTTATGAAAAGAGCAGTGCAGTTTGGTGCAGGAAACATAGGTAGAGGATTTATTGGGTATCTTTTGAGTAAATCTTCTTACAGCGTTTTGTTTGTTGATGTAAACAAAAATGTAATAGATAAGATAAATAGAGAAGAGAGTTATAGGGTTAAGGTTACAGACAATGTAAAAAGTGAAGAATTTGTTAAGAATATACGAGGTATGTATTCTTATGATGAAAATCTTATAGATGAGATTTCAAAGGCAGATATAATAACAACAGCAGTTGGAGTATTA is from Candidatus Arthromitus sp. SFB-rat-Yit and encodes:
- a CDS encoding BglG family transcription antiterminator translates to MGKIKITFRQKQIILILIENFKKPKRIKDISEELNVSSRTIIRELYVIDKFFDERNILFVKKSGVGIFLEGDYERINKLREELNLENSLSKYSRNDRVMFILENILYSQTKSNLFLNKFKISYSTFSKDLEYIKSKILIKFNLKLITKKGLGMYIEGSEEKLRELSSHLFREKFSGRNLYLMLISSSYNLQHDFLKVPDNHLKIINNIVEETFQLFNIKLLQKAYTSIMVHLIITFCRIKESYNCEFSRYKIEEFKDSIEFNISKVMLNKIGEEFGLFVDDFDICYISMHLKANNICGYYGEYGYDFNFDRLDKIKISGDIVGKVQKILGISLMDSSDLIKNLSIHLGPAISRLFMNMNIRNSFLEMIKSEYREIFDATKKACSVLENIIFKEVPESEVGYITMYIAAAYEKKLQSKFKYRILIYSEGERGVSYFLNNRIKKEFPNIVIVNTIDSFDLLKISYDRNIDFIISTSDIKDDMNYVKVGVNLSISDILAINDKIKNIFKLKCKDLKSFGNKNKSLDIEGISYLGNIVRFIEDNFKIGEIETFGSIQNIIKDFTNKTLSYNREEIFDEILKKEMTLSSYVKDLGIIILHTISKFSREIFIGSYILNEEISFCNGKLNLIFYFIIPEAINTKVLRGVIGELTSNLVKDYTFIDILKKRDIIPIKEYIKNILSIYYVEELKRIIDKFENGVIKEM